The following coding sequences are from one Chelonoidis abingdonii isolate Lonesome George chromosome 4, CheloAbing_2.0, whole genome shotgun sequence window:
- the AREL1 gene encoding apoptosis-resistant E3 ubiquitin protein ligase 1 isoform X1 produces MFYIIGGITVSVIAFFFTIKFLFELAARVVSFLQHEDRERRGERTIYDYVRGNYLDPRSCKVSWDWKDPYEVGHSMAFRVHLFYKNGQPFPAHRPVGLRVQICHVELAMDIPVTQEVLQEPNSNVVKVAFTVRRAGRYEITIKLGGLNVAYSPYYKVFQPGMVVPSKTKIVCHFSTLVLTCRQQHTLQIVPRDEYDNPTSNSVSLVDEHNYSLSIHELGPQEEESSGVLFEKSVVSNRQTCQVFLRLTLHRRGCFHACISYQTQPISNGNFDIIVLSENEMNIVERNVSTSGVSIYFEAYLYNSTSYANTQWHLPPTHLGSSQRRPSTATEDEDEDSPSDSQTPEKVKKPKKVYCYVSPKQFSVKEFYLKIIPWRLFTFRVCPGTKFFYHGPDPVHKLLTLVVDDGIQPPVELSCKERNILAATFIRSLHKNIGGSETFQDKVNFFQRELRQVHMKRPHSKVTLKVSRHGLLESSLKATRNFSISDWSKNFEVIFQDEEALDWGGPRREWFELICKALFDTTNQLFTRFSDNNQALVHPNPGRPPHLRLKVYEFAGRLVGKCLYESSLGGAYKQLVRARFTRSFLAQIIGLRMHYKYFETDDPEFYKSKVCFILNNDVSEMELVFAEEKYNKLGQLEKVVELVTGGAQVLVTNENKIFYLNLLAQYRLANQVREEVDHFLKGLNELVPENLLAIFDENELELLMCGTGDISVCDFKAHAVLVGGSWHFREKVMRWFWTVVSSFTQEELARLLQFTTGSSQLPPGGFAALCPSFQIIAAPTHSTLPTAHTCFNQLCLPTYDSYEEMHKMLQLAISEGCEGFGML; encoded by the exons ATGTTTTACATTATTG gtgGGATCACAGTATCTGTTATAGCCTTCTTCTTCACCATTAAGTTCCTCTTTGAGCTTGCCGCACGTGTAGTCAGCTTCCTCCAGCATGAGGACCGGGAGCGTCGAGGGGAGCGAACTATTTATGACTACGTGCGAGGCAACTATTTGGACCCCCGCTCCTGCAAAGTCTCCTGGGATTGGAAGGACCCCTATGAGGTGGGCCACAGCATGGCCTTCCGAGTGCAT TTATTCTATAAGAATGGGCAGCCCTTCCCTGCTCATCGGCCTGTGGGGCTGCGAGTTCAAATCTGCCATGTGGAGCTAGCAATGGATATTCCTGTGACCCAGGAAGTCCTTCAAGAGCCCAATTCCAATGTGGTGAAAGTGGCCTTCACTGTGCGCAGGGCTGGGCGATATGAGATTACCATAAAGCTCGGCGGCTTGAATGTGGCATACAGCCCCTACTACAAAGTGTTTCAGCCAG GGATGGTGGTTCCCTCCAAGACCAAAATCGTCTGCCACTTTTCTACTCTGGTGCtgacctgcaggcagcagcacaccTTGCAGATTGTCCCCAGAGATGAGTATGATAATCCCACCAGCAATTCTGTGTCCCTGGTAGATGAGCACAACTACAGCCTTTCCATCCATGAG CTGGGTCCCCAAGAGGAAGAGAGCTCTGGCGTTTTGTTTGAGAAGTCAGTGGTGTCCAATCGGCAGACTTGCCAAGTGTTCCTGCGACTCACCCTGCACCGTAGAGGCTGTTTCCATGCTTGCATCTCCTACCAAACCCAGCCTATTAGCAATGGCAATTTTGACATTATTGTCCTAAGTG AAAATGAAATGAACATTGTAGAGCGCAATGTGTCCACATCAGGGGTCAGTATCTACTTTGAGGCCTATCTTTACAACTCTACTAGCTATGCCAACACGCAGTGGCACCTCCCGCCCACGCATCTGGGCTCCTCCCAGCGCCGTCCTTCTACTGCAACTGAGGATGAGGATGAAGACTCTCCATCTGACAGCCAGACTCCTGAGAAAGTGAAGAAACCTAAAAAAGTATATTGCTACGTGTCACCCAAG CAATTCTCAGTGAAGGAATTCTACTTGAAGATCATTCCTTGGCGCCTCTTCACCTTCAGAGTGTGTCCTGGCACCAAG TTTTTTtaccatgggcctgatcctgtgcacAAGCTGCTGACACTGGTGGTAGATGATGGGATCCAGCCCCCTGTGGAGCTCAGCTGCAAGGAGAGGAACATCTTGGCAGCCACTTTCATTCGTTCTCTGCATAAAAACATAG GAGGCTCAGAGACCTTTCAGGACAAAGTGAACTTCTTCCAACGGGAGTTGCGTCAAGTGCATATGAAGAGACCTCACTCCAAGGTTACACTGAAGGTCAGCCGCCACGGCCTGCTGGAATCT TCTCTGAAAGCAACACGGAATTTTTCCATTTCCGACTGGAgcaaaaactttgaagtgatttTCCAGGATGAGGAAG CTCTGGACTGGGGAGGCCCCCGCAGAGAGTGGTTTGAGCTGATCTGTAAGGCTTTATTTGACACCACCAATCAACTGTTTACCCGCTTCAGTGACAACAACCAGGCACTG GTGCATCCCAACCCTGGCCGGCCCCCACATCTACGGCTGAAGGTGTATGAGTTTGCAGGCCGCCTGGTAGGGAAATGTCTCTATGAGTCATCTCTGGGAGGAGCTTACAAGCAGCTGGTGCGAGCTCGTTTCACCAGATCCTTTCTGGCTCAGATCATAGGACTGCGAATGCATTACAAG TATTTTGAAACAGATGACCCAGAATTCTATAAATCCAAGGTTTGTTTCATATTGAACAATGATGTGAGTGAGATGGAGCTCGTCTTCGCTGAGGAGAAATACAACAAATTGGGGCAGCTGGAGAAG GTGGTTGAGCTGGTAACTGGAGGGGCTCAGGTCCTAGTAaccaatgaaaataaaatcttctACCTGAATCTGCTTGCCCAATACAGGCTGGCCAATCAGGTTAGAGAAGAGGTGGATCACTTCCTGAAAG GTCTCAATGAGCTGGTTCCTGAAAACCTCCTAGCTATTTTTGATGAGAATGAGCTTGAG CTGCTGATGTGTGGTACTGGAGACATCAGCGTCTGTGATTTTAAGGCTCATGCTGTGCTGGTGGGAGGATCCTGGCACTTCCGAGAGAAG GTCATGAGGTGGTTTTGGACCGTGGTCTCCAGTTTCACGCAGGAGGAACTGGCCCGGCTGTTGCAGTTCACAACTGGTTCCTCTCAGCTGCCTCCAGGAGGGTTTGCTGCGCTCTGTCCATCTTTCCAGATCATCGCAGCTCCAACCCATAGTACTTTGCCGACAGCCCACACCTG ttttaaccaGCTGTGCCTCCCTACTTATGACTCCTATGAAGAGATGCACAAGATGCTCCAGCTGGCCATCAGTGAGGGATGTGAGGGCTTTGGCATGCTGTga
- the AREL1 gene encoding apoptosis-resistant E3 ubiquitin protein ligase 1 isoform X4: protein MVVPSKTKIVCHFSTLVLTCRQQHTLQIVPRDEYDNPTSNSVSLVDEHNYSLSIHELGPQEEESSGVLFEKSVVSNRQTCQVFLRLTLHRRGCFHACISYQTQPISNGNFDIIVLSENEMNIVERNVSTSGVSIYFEAYLYNSTSYANTQWHLPPTHLGSSQRRPSTATEDEDEDSPSDSQTPEKVKKPKKVYCYVSPKQFSVKEFYLKIIPWRLFTFRVCPGTKFFYHGPDPVHKLLTLVVDDGIQPPVELSCKERNILAATFIRSLHKNIGGSETFQDKVNFFQRELRQVHMKRPHSKVTLKVSRHGLLESSLKATRNFSISDWSKNFEVIFQDEEALDWGGPRREWFELICKALFDTTNQLFTRFSDNNQALVHPNPGRPPHLRLKVYEFAGRLVGKCLYESSLGGAYKQLVRARFTRSFLAQIIGLRMHYKYFETDDPEFYKSKVCFILNNDVSEMELVFAEEKYNKLGQLEKVVELVTGGAQVLVTNENKIFYLNLLAQYRLANQVREEVDHFLKGLNELVPENLLAIFDENELELLMCGTGDISVCDFKAHAVLVGGSWHFREKVMRWFWTVVSSFTQEELARLLQFTTGSSQLPPGGFAALCPSFQIIAAPTHSTLPTAHTCFNQLCLPTYDSYEEMHKMLQLAISEGCEGFGML, encoded by the exons ATGGTGGTTCCCTCCAAGACCAAAATCGTCTGCCACTTTTCTACTCTGGTGCtgacctgcaggcagcagcacaccTTGCAGATTGTCCCCAGAGATGAGTATGATAATCCCACCAGCAATTCTGTGTCCCTGGTAGATGAGCACAACTACAGCCTTTCCATCCATGAG CTGGGTCCCCAAGAGGAAGAGAGCTCTGGCGTTTTGTTTGAGAAGTCAGTGGTGTCCAATCGGCAGACTTGCCAAGTGTTCCTGCGACTCACCCTGCACCGTAGAGGCTGTTTCCATGCTTGCATCTCCTACCAAACCCAGCCTATTAGCAATGGCAATTTTGACATTATTGTCCTAAGTG AAAATGAAATGAACATTGTAGAGCGCAATGTGTCCACATCAGGGGTCAGTATCTACTTTGAGGCCTATCTTTACAACTCTACTAGCTATGCCAACACGCAGTGGCACCTCCCGCCCACGCATCTGGGCTCCTCCCAGCGCCGTCCTTCTACTGCAACTGAGGATGAGGATGAAGACTCTCCATCTGACAGCCAGACTCCTGAGAAAGTGAAGAAACCTAAAAAAGTATATTGCTACGTGTCACCCAAG CAATTCTCAGTGAAGGAATTCTACTTGAAGATCATTCCTTGGCGCCTCTTCACCTTCAGAGTGTGTCCTGGCACCAAG TTTTTTtaccatgggcctgatcctgtgcacAAGCTGCTGACACTGGTGGTAGATGATGGGATCCAGCCCCCTGTGGAGCTCAGCTGCAAGGAGAGGAACATCTTGGCAGCCACTTTCATTCGTTCTCTGCATAAAAACATAG GAGGCTCAGAGACCTTTCAGGACAAAGTGAACTTCTTCCAACGGGAGTTGCGTCAAGTGCATATGAAGAGACCTCACTCCAAGGTTACACTGAAGGTCAGCCGCCACGGCCTGCTGGAATCT TCTCTGAAAGCAACACGGAATTTTTCCATTTCCGACTGGAgcaaaaactttgaagtgatttTCCAGGATGAGGAAG CTCTGGACTGGGGAGGCCCCCGCAGAGAGTGGTTTGAGCTGATCTGTAAGGCTTTATTTGACACCACCAATCAACTGTTTACCCGCTTCAGTGACAACAACCAGGCACTG GTGCATCCCAACCCTGGCCGGCCCCCACATCTACGGCTGAAGGTGTATGAGTTTGCAGGCCGCCTGGTAGGGAAATGTCTCTATGAGTCATCTCTGGGAGGAGCTTACAAGCAGCTGGTGCGAGCTCGTTTCACCAGATCCTTTCTGGCTCAGATCATAGGACTGCGAATGCATTACAAG TATTTTGAAACAGATGACCCAGAATTCTATAAATCCAAGGTTTGTTTCATATTGAACAATGATGTGAGTGAGATGGAGCTCGTCTTCGCTGAGGAGAAATACAACAAATTGGGGCAGCTGGAGAAG GTGGTTGAGCTGGTAACTGGAGGGGCTCAGGTCCTAGTAaccaatgaaaataaaatcttctACCTGAATCTGCTTGCCCAATACAGGCTGGCCAATCAGGTTAGAGAAGAGGTGGATCACTTCCTGAAAG GTCTCAATGAGCTGGTTCCTGAAAACCTCCTAGCTATTTTTGATGAGAATGAGCTTGAG CTGCTGATGTGTGGTACTGGAGACATCAGCGTCTGTGATTTTAAGGCTCATGCTGTGCTGGTGGGAGGATCCTGGCACTTCCGAGAGAAG GTCATGAGGTGGTTTTGGACCGTGGTCTCCAGTTTCACGCAGGAGGAACTGGCCCGGCTGTTGCAGTTCACAACTGGTTCCTCTCAGCTGCCTCCAGGAGGGTTTGCTGCGCTCTGTCCATCTTTCCAGATCATCGCAGCTCCAACCCATAGTACTTTGCCGACAGCCCACACCTG ttttaaccaGCTGTGCCTCCCTACTTATGACTCCTATGAAGAGATGCACAAGATGCTCCAGCTGGCCATCAGTGAGGGATGTGAGGGCTTTGGCATGCTGTga
- the AREL1 gene encoding apoptosis-resistant E3 ubiquitin protein ligase 1 isoform X3: MFYIIGGITVSVIAFFFTIKFLFELAARVVSFLQHEDRERRGERTIYDYVRGNYLDPRSCKVSWDWKDPYEVGHSMAFRVHLFYKNGQPFPAHRPVGLRVQICHVELAMDIPVTQEVLQEPNSNVVKVAFTVRRAGRYEITIKLGGLNVAYSPYYKVFQPGMVVPSKTKIVCHFSTLVLTCRQQHTLQIVPRDEYDNPTSNSVSLVDEHNYSLSIHELGPQEEESSGVLFEKSVVSNRQTCQVFLRLTLHRRGCFHACISYQTQPISNGNFDIIVLSENEMNIVERNVSTSGVSIYFEAYLYNSTSYANTQWHLPPTHLGSSQRRPSTATEDEDEDSPSDSQTPEKVKKPKKVYCYVSPKSLKATRNFSISDWSKNFEVIFQDEEALDWGGPRREWFELICKALFDTTNQLFTRFSDNNQALVHPNPGRPPHLRLKVYEFAGRLVGKCLYESSLGGAYKQLVRARFTRSFLAQIIGLRMHYKYFETDDPEFYKSKVCFILNNDVSEMELVFAEEKYNKLGQLEKVVELVTGGAQVLVTNENKIFYLNLLAQYRLANQVREEVDHFLKGLNELVPENLLAIFDENELELLMCGTGDISVCDFKAHAVLVGGSWHFREKVMRWFWTVVSSFTQEELARLLQFTTGSSQLPPGGFAALCPSFQIIAAPTHSTLPTAHTCFNQLCLPTYDSYEEMHKMLQLAISEGCEGFGML, encoded by the exons ATGTTTTACATTATTG gtgGGATCACAGTATCTGTTATAGCCTTCTTCTTCACCATTAAGTTCCTCTTTGAGCTTGCCGCACGTGTAGTCAGCTTCCTCCAGCATGAGGACCGGGAGCGTCGAGGGGAGCGAACTATTTATGACTACGTGCGAGGCAACTATTTGGACCCCCGCTCCTGCAAAGTCTCCTGGGATTGGAAGGACCCCTATGAGGTGGGCCACAGCATGGCCTTCCGAGTGCAT TTATTCTATAAGAATGGGCAGCCCTTCCCTGCTCATCGGCCTGTGGGGCTGCGAGTTCAAATCTGCCATGTGGAGCTAGCAATGGATATTCCTGTGACCCAGGAAGTCCTTCAAGAGCCCAATTCCAATGTGGTGAAAGTGGCCTTCACTGTGCGCAGGGCTGGGCGATATGAGATTACCATAAAGCTCGGCGGCTTGAATGTGGCATACAGCCCCTACTACAAAGTGTTTCAGCCAG GGATGGTGGTTCCCTCCAAGACCAAAATCGTCTGCCACTTTTCTACTCTGGTGCtgacctgcaggcagcagcacaccTTGCAGATTGTCCCCAGAGATGAGTATGATAATCCCACCAGCAATTCTGTGTCCCTGGTAGATGAGCACAACTACAGCCTTTCCATCCATGAG CTGGGTCCCCAAGAGGAAGAGAGCTCTGGCGTTTTGTTTGAGAAGTCAGTGGTGTCCAATCGGCAGACTTGCCAAGTGTTCCTGCGACTCACCCTGCACCGTAGAGGCTGTTTCCATGCTTGCATCTCCTACCAAACCCAGCCTATTAGCAATGGCAATTTTGACATTATTGTCCTAAGTG AAAATGAAATGAACATTGTAGAGCGCAATGTGTCCACATCAGGGGTCAGTATCTACTTTGAGGCCTATCTTTACAACTCTACTAGCTATGCCAACACGCAGTGGCACCTCCCGCCCACGCATCTGGGCTCCTCCCAGCGCCGTCCTTCTACTGCAACTGAGGATGAGGATGAAGACTCTCCATCTGACAGCCAGACTCCTGAGAAAGTGAAGAAACCTAAAAAAGTATATTGCTACGTGTCACCCAAG TCTCTGAAAGCAACACGGAATTTTTCCATTTCCGACTGGAgcaaaaactttgaagtgatttTCCAGGATGAGGAAG CTCTGGACTGGGGAGGCCCCCGCAGAGAGTGGTTTGAGCTGATCTGTAAGGCTTTATTTGACACCACCAATCAACTGTTTACCCGCTTCAGTGACAACAACCAGGCACTG GTGCATCCCAACCCTGGCCGGCCCCCACATCTACGGCTGAAGGTGTATGAGTTTGCAGGCCGCCTGGTAGGGAAATGTCTCTATGAGTCATCTCTGGGAGGAGCTTACAAGCAGCTGGTGCGAGCTCGTTTCACCAGATCCTTTCTGGCTCAGATCATAGGACTGCGAATGCATTACAAG TATTTTGAAACAGATGACCCAGAATTCTATAAATCCAAGGTTTGTTTCATATTGAACAATGATGTGAGTGAGATGGAGCTCGTCTTCGCTGAGGAGAAATACAACAAATTGGGGCAGCTGGAGAAG GTGGTTGAGCTGGTAACTGGAGGGGCTCAGGTCCTAGTAaccaatgaaaataaaatcttctACCTGAATCTGCTTGCCCAATACAGGCTGGCCAATCAGGTTAGAGAAGAGGTGGATCACTTCCTGAAAG GTCTCAATGAGCTGGTTCCTGAAAACCTCCTAGCTATTTTTGATGAGAATGAGCTTGAG CTGCTGATGTGTGGTACTGGAGACATCAGCGTCTGTGATTTTAAGGCTCATGCTGTGCTGGTGGGAGGATCCTGGCACTTCCGAGAGAAG GTCATGAGGTGGTTTTGGACCGTGGTCTCCAGTTTCACGCAGGAGGAACTGGCCCGGCTGTTGCAGTTCACAACTGGTTCCTCTCAGCTGCCTCCAGGAGGGTTTGCTGCGCTCTGTCCATCTTTCCAGATCATCGCAGCTCCAACCCATAGTACTTTGCCGACAGCCCACACCTG ttttaaccaGCTGTGCCTCCCTACTTATGACTCCTATGAAGAGATGCACAAGATGCTCCAGCTGGCCATCAGTGAGGGATGTGAGGGCTTTGGCATGCTGTga
- the AREL1 gene encoding apoptosis-resistant E3 ubiquitin protein ligase 1 isoform X2 — MFYIIGGITVSVIAFFFTIKFLFELAARVVSFLQHEDRERRGERTIYDYVRGNYLDPRSCKVSWDWKDPYELFYKNGQPFPAHRPVGLRVQICHVELAMDIPVTQEVLQEPNSNVVKVAFTVRRAGRYEITIKLGGLNVAYSPYYKVFQPGMVVPSKTKIVCHFSTLVLTCRQQHTLQIVPRDEYDNPTSNSVSLVDEHNYSLSIHELGPQEEESSGVLFEKSVVSNRQTCQVFLRLTLHRRGCFHACISYQTQPISNGNFDIIVLSENEMNIVERNVSTSGVSIYFEAYLYNSTSYANTQWHLPPTHLGSSQRRPSTATEDEDEDSPSDSQTPEKVKKPKKVYCYVSPKQFSVKEFYLKIIPWRLFTFRVCPGTKFFYHGPDPVHKLLTLVVDDGIQPPVELSCKERNILAATFIRSLHKNIGGSETFQDKVNFFQRELRQVHMKRPHSKVTLKVSRHGLLESSLKATRNFSISDWSKNFEVIFQDEEALDWGGPRREWFELICKALFDTTNQLFTRFSDNNQALVHPNPGRPPHLRLKVYEFAGRLVGKCLYESSLGGAYKQLVRARFTRSFLAQIIGLRMHYKYFETDDPEFYKSKVCFILNNDVSEMELVFAEEKYNKLGQLEKVVELVTGGAQVLVTNENKIFYLNLLAQYRLANQVREEVDHFLKGLNELVPENLLAIFDENELELLMCGTGDISVCDFKAHAVLVGGSWHFREKVMRWFWTVVSSFTQEELARLLQFTTGSSQLPPGGFAALCPSFQIIAAPTHSTLPTAHTCFNQLCLPTYDSYEEMHKMLQLAISEGCEGFGML; from the exons ATGTTTTACATTATTG gtgGGATCACAGTATCTGTTATAGCCTTCTTCTTCACCATTAAGTTCCTCTTTGAGCTTGCCGCACGTGTAGTCAGCTTCCTCCAGCATGAGGACCGGGAGCGTCGAGGGGAGCGAACTATTTATGACTACGTGCGAGGCAACTATTTGGACCCCCGCTCCTGCAAAGTCTCCTGGGATTGGAAGGACCCCTATGAG TTATTCTATAAGAATGGGCAGCCCTTCCCTGCTCATCGGCCTGTGGGGCTGCGAGTTCAAATCTGCCATGTGGAGCTAGCAATGGATATTCCTGTGACCCAGGAAGTCCTTCAAGAGCCCAATTCCAATGTGGTGAAAGTGGCCTTCACTGTGCGCAGGGCTGGGCGATATGAGATTACCATAAAGCTCGGCGGCTTGAATGTGGCATACAGCCCCTACTACAAAGTGTTTCAGCCAG GGATGGTGGTTCCCTCCAAGACCAAAATCGTCTGCCACTTTTCTACTCTGGTGCtgacctgcaggcagcagcacaccTTGCAGATTGTCCCCAGAGATGAGTATGATAATCCCACCAGCAATTCTGTGTCCCTGGTAGATGAGCACAACTACAGCCTTTCCATCCATGAG CTGGGTCCCCAAGAGGAAGAGAGCTCTGGCGTTTTGTTTGAGAAGTCAGTGGTGTCCAATCGGCAGACTTGCCAAGTGTTCCTGCGACTCACCCTGCACCGTAGAGGCTGTTTCCATGCTTGCATCTCCTACCAAACCCAGCCTATTAGCAATGGCAATTTTGACATTATTGTCCTAAGTG AAAATGAAATGAACATTGTAGAGCGCAATGTGTCCACATCAGGGGTCAGTATCTACTTTGAGGCCTATCTTTACAACTCTACTAGCTATGCCAACACGCAGTGGCACCTCCCGCCCACGCATCTGGGCTCCTCCCAGCGCCGTCCTTCTACTGCAACTGAGGATGAGGATGAAGACTCTCCATCTGACAGCCAGACTCCTGAGAAAGTGAAGAAACCTAAAAAAGTATATTGCTACGTGTCACCCAAG CAATTCTCAGTGAAGGAATTCTACTTGAAGATCATTCCTTGGCGCCTCTTCACCTTCAGAGTGTGTCCTGGCACCAAG TTTTTTtaccatgggcctgatcctgtgcacAAGCTGCTGACACTGGTGGTAGATGATGGGATCCAGCCCCCTGTGGAGCTCAGCTGCAAGGAGAGGAACATCTTGGCAGCCACTTTCATTCGTTCTCTGCATAAAAACATAG GAGGCTCAGAGACCTTTCAGGACAAAGTGAACTTCTTCCAACGGGAGTTGCGTCAAGTGCATATGAAGAGACCTCACTCCAAGGTTACACTGAAGGTCAGCCGCCACGGCCTGCTGGAATCT TCTCTGAAAGCAACACGGAATTTTTCCATTTCCGACTGGAgcaaaaactttgaagtgatttTCCAGGATGAGGAAG CTCTGGACTGGGGAGGCCCCCGCAGAGAGTGGTTTGAGCTGATCTGTAAGGCTTTATTTGACACCACCAATCAACTGTTTACCCGCTTCAGTGACAACAACCAGGCACTG GTGCATCCCAACCCTGGCCGGCCCCCACATCTACGGCTGAAGGTGTATGAGTTTGCAGGCCGCCTGGTAGGGAAATGTCTCTATGAGTCATCTCTGGGAGGAGCTTACAAGCAGCTGGTGCGAGCTCGTTTCACCAGATCCTTTCTGGCTCAGATCATAGGACTGCGAATGCATTACAAG TATTTTGAAACAGATGACCCAGAATTCTATAAATCCAAGGTTTGTTTCATATTGAACAATGATGTGAGTGAGATGGAGCTCGTCTTCGCTGAGGAGAAATACAACAAATTGGGGCAGCTGGAGAAG GTGGTTGAGCTGGTAACTGGAGGGGCTCAGGTCCTAGTAaccaatgaaaataaaatcttctACCTGAATCTGCTTGCCCAATACAGGCTGGCCAATCAGGTTAGAGAAGAGGTGGATCACTTCCTGAAAG GTCTCAATGAGCTGGTTCCTGAAAACCTCCTAGCTATTTTTGATGAGAATGAGCTTGAG CTGCTGATGTGTGGTACTGGAGACATCAGCGTCTGTGATTTTAAGGCTCATGCTGTGCTGGTGGGAGGATCCTGGCACTTCCGAGAGAAG GTCATGAGGTGGTTTTGGACCGTGGTCTCCAGTTTCACGCAGGAGGAACTGGCCCGGCTGTTGCAGTTCACAACTGGTTCCTCTCAGCTGCCTCCAGGAGGGTTTGCTGCGCTCTGTCCATCTTTCCAGATCATCGCAGCTCCAACCCATAGTACTTTGCCGACAGCCCACACCTG ttttaaccaGCTGTGCCTCCCTACTTATGACTCCTATGAAGAGATGCACAAGATGCTCCAGCTGGCCATCAGTGAGGGATGTGAGGGCTTTGGCATGCTGTga